From Streptomyces sp. NBC_00370, a single genomic window includes:
- a CDS encoding ABC transporter substrate-binding protein, producing the protein MRSIRLRILITCVVLAIVGVGGWQLLPSDNSGQKVITVGTTDVVTSLDPAGAYDAGSWALFGNVYQSLLTFKPSSVTPVPDAAKKCDFVGSGLMTYRCEVRDDITFANGHKLTAEDVKFSVDRVATIKSDQGPLPLFSTLKSTEAKGQTVTFHLRSRDATFPLKIATGAGAIVDHTEYPADKLRTDHGADGSGPYVIKSYDDGVRAHLAPNPSYHGAIGETGGPVDIRYFKTSADLAKAWKAKKVDVTHRQMPPAVIAGLDTSAEDIRMNEADSAEIRNLVFNVRQGSPMSQLPVRKAIAAVIDRDKIVTDVFDSTVDPLYSLVPQGITSHSTAFFDEFPEPNADEAKQLLGDAGISTPVEFSLGYAPGGTAGPEAAELRKQLEATGLFKVKTIGKPWTTFQKDYANGEFDAYTVGWLPDFPDPDNFIAPLVGADSALQGGYQSKRVDQLITATQQFGERGQAADDFKELQQVIARDVPVVPLWQKKDYVLSSAEVTGAQYLSDGTGIWRLWELGWI; encoded by the coding sequence ATGCGGTCGATCCGTCTTCGGATACTCATCACATGCGTCGTACTGGCGATCGTCGGAGTGGGCGGCTGGCAGCTGCTCCCGTCCGACAACTCGGGGCAGAAGGTGATCACCGTCGGCACGACGGACGTCGTCACCTCGCTCGACCCGGCGGGGGCCTACGACGCCGGCTCCTGGGCACTCTTCGGCAACGTCTACCAATCACTGCTGACGTTCAAACCCAGTTCGGTCACACCGGTGCCCGACGCCGCCAAGAAGTGCGACTTCGTGGGCTCGGGTCTGATGACCTACCGGTGCGAGGTGCGCGACGACATCACCTTCGCCAACGGCCACAAACTCACCGCCGAGGACGTCAAGTTCTCCGTCGACCGGGTCGCGACGATCAAGAGCGACCAGGGGCCGCTGCCGCTCTTCAGCACCCTGAAGTCGACCGAGGCCAAGGGCCAGACGGTCACCTTCCATCTCCGCTCGCGTGACGCGACGTTCCCGCTGAAGATCGCGACCGGGGCGGGCGCGATCGTCGACCACACCGAGTACCCGGCGGACAAACTCCGCACCGACCACGGCGCGGACGGCTCGGGGCCCTACGTCATCAAGTCGTACGACGACGGCGTCCGCGCCCACCTGGCACCCAACCCCTCGTACCACGGGGCGATCGGCGAGACCGGCGGCCCGGTGGACATCCGCTACTTCAAGACCTCCGCCGACCTCGCCAAGGCGTGGAAGGCCAAGAAGGTCGACGTCACGCACCGGCAGATGCCGCCCGCCGTGATCGCGGGGCTCGACACCAGCGCCGAGGACATCCGGATGAACGAGGCGGACAGCGCCGAGATCCGCAACCTCGTCTTCAACGTGCGCCAGGGCTCACCGATGTCCCAACTGCCGGTGCGCAAGGCCATCGCCGCCGTCATCGACCGGGACAAGATCGTCACGGATGTCTTCGACTCGACGGTCGACCCGCTCTACTCGCTCGTGCCGCAGGGCATCACCTCGCACAGCACGGCCTTCTTCGACGAGTTCCCCGAGCCGAACGCCGACGAGGCGAAGCAGCTGCTGGGGGACGCCGGGATTTCGACACCGGTGGAGTTCTCGCTCGGTTACGCGCCCGGCGGCACGGCGGGACCCGAGGCCGCCGAACTGCGCAAGCAGCTCGAAGCCACCGGGCTCTTCAAGGTCAAGACCATCGGCAAGCCGTGGACGACCTTCCAGAAGGACTACGCCAACGGCGAGTTCGACGCGTACACGGTCGGCTGGCTGCCGGACTTCCCCGACCCCGACAACTTCATCGCGCCGCTGGTCGGCGCCGACAGCGCGCTGCAGGGCGGCTACCAGAGCAAACGTGTCGACCAACTGATCACGGCCACGCAGCAGTTCGGCGAGCGGGGGCAGGCGGCCGACGACTTCAAGGAACTCCAGCAGGTGATCGCGCGGGACGTGCCCGTCGTGCCGCTGTGGCAGAAGAAGGACTACGTACTGAGCAGCGCCGAGGTCACCGGCGCCCAGTACCTCTCGGACGGCACCGGCATCTGGCGGCTGTGGGAGCTGGGCTGGATCTGA
- a CDS encoding thiol-disulfide oxidoreductase DCC family protein — MPTPHRYAPARVADRRAPVRRLTVLYDAECPLCVHLRHWLLRQPQLVPLDLVPAASQEARRRFPDLDHGSTLREITVIGDGGQVYRGTAAWIVCLWALTEHRPKSHWLATPAGLPFARVTVLAAARYRAATGAPAGVAGAAHCEGLCEAPAPAP, encoded by the coding sequence GTGCCGACCCCGCACCGGTACGCGCCCGCGCGGGTGGCGGACCGCCGGGCGCCGGTCCGCCGGCTGACGGTGCTGTACGACGCGGAGTGCCCGCTCTGCGTCCATCTGCGGCACTGGCTGCTGCGCCAGCCGCAGCTCGTCCCCCTCGACCTGGTGCCGGCGGCGTCGCAGGAGGCGCGCCGGCGCTTCCCCGACCTCGACCACGGCAGCACGCTGCGGGAGATCACCGTGATCGGGGACGGCGGCCAGGTCTACCGGGGGACGGCCGCCTGGATCGTCTGCCTGTGGGCGCTGACCGAGCACCGCCCCAAGTCCCACTGGCTGGCAACGCCCGCGGGCCTCCCGTTCGCCCGGGTCACCGTCCTCGCAGCGGCCAGGTACCGGGCGGCGACGGGGGCGCCGGCCGGGGTGGCGGGCGCCGCGCACTGCGAGGGGCTGTGCGAGGCGCCGGCGCCGGCTCCCTGA
- a CDS encoding TetR/AcrR family transcriptional regulator, producing the protein MDTKDARPPKSEQTRTLILETALRLFQERGYDKTTMRVIAREAGVSVGNAYYYFSSKEHLVQGFYDRIAAEHRAAVRPVLDRETDLDARLSGVLTAWLDIAAPYHEFAAQFFKNAADPESPLSPFSPESEHAREAAIAVHREVLAGSKAKVADELTDILPELMWLSQMGLVLYWVFDRSEGSERSRRLAERGARLTTRGVALARFRVLRPLVKDVHELFTDFLPGMAEAAVARKKS; encoded by the coding sequence ATGGACACGAAGGACGCCAGGCCTCCCAAGAGCGAGCAGACCCGCACGCTCATCCTCGAAACCGCGCTGCGGCTGTTCCAGGAGCGCGGTTACGACAAGACCACGATGCGGGTCATCGCCCGGGAGGCCGGGGTCTCGGTCGGGAACGCGTACTACTACTTCTCGTCCAAGGAACATCTCGTCCAGGGCTTCTACGACCGGATCGCCGCCGAGCACCGGGCCGCCGTCCGGCCGGTGCTCGACCGGGAGACCGATCTGGACGCCCGGCTCTCCGGGGTGCTGACCGCCTGGCTCGACATCGCGGCGCCGTACCACGAGTTCGCCGCGCAGTTCTTCAAGAACGCCGCCGACCCCGAGTCCCCGCTCAGCCCCTTCTCCCCCGAGTCGGAACACGCCCGCGAGGCGGCCATCGCCGTCCACCGCGAGGTGCTCGCCGGGTCGAAGGCGAAGGTCGCCGACGAACTGACCGACATCCTGCCCGAGCTGATGTGGCTCTCGCAGATGGGGCTCGTCCTGTACTGGGTCTTCGACCGCTCCGAGGGCAGCGAGCGCAGCCGCCGGCTGGCCGAGCGCGGCGCCCGGCTGACCACGCGGGGCGTCGCGCTCGCCCGGTTCCGGGTGCTGCGACCGCTGGTGAAGGACGTGCACGAGCTGTTCACCGACTTCCTGCCGGGCATGGCCGAAGCGGCGGTCGCCCGCAAGAAGAGCTGA